A window of Aythya fuligula isolate bAytFul2 chromosome 22, bAytFul2.pri, whole genome shotgun sequence contains these coding sequences:
- the LOC116497943 gene encoding TLC domain-containing protein 5-like translates to MVSIVLEVACSLLAWLSLYAASCHWHRHRSREWSCRLVTLLHGVAVTCLSGYVALLDGPWPLTHAGSPNTPLQIHVLALTLGYFIFDLGWCLYFQTEGDLMLLHHTLSICGMIMVLGLGKSATEVNAVVFVSEITNPLLQARWFLREMGRYHTLLGEVVDFFFVLLFLVLRIAGGALIMYAMLASPQPSWLLKAGGLAMYLVSLGFLVEICHFVRRKMLKKFPSWTSLRSVNAPVKTNGHLTAH, encoded by the exons ATGGTGTCCATCGTTCTCGAGGTGGCGTGCAGCCTGCTGGCCTGGCTGTCCCTGTATGCTGCCAGCTGCCACTGGCACAGGCACCGCTCCCGCGAGTGGAGCTGCCGCTTGGTCACCCTGCTGCACGGCGTGGCTGTCACCTGCCTCTCGGGCTACGTTGCTCTCCTGGATGGCCCCTGGCCTCTAACCCATGCAG GTTCACCAAACACACCTCTCCAGATCCACGTGCTGGCCCTGACCTTGGGTTATTTCATCTTTGACCTGGGCTGGTGCCTGTATTTCCAGACAGAGGGGGACCTCATGCTGCTCCACCACACACTGAGCATCTGTGGCATGATCATGGTGCTGGGGCTCGGCAAGTCTGCCACAGAAGTCAATGCAGTTGTTTTTGTTAGCGAGATCACCAACCCCCTGCTGCAGGCCCGCTGGTTTCTGAGGGAAATGGGCCGCTACCACACCTTGCTGGGCGAGGTGGTGGATTTCTTCTTTGTGCTCCTCTTCCTCGTGCTGCGCATCGCAGGGGGAGCGCTGATCATGTATGCGATGCTGGCGTCCCCTCAGCCCAGCTGGCTCCTCAAGGCCGGGGGCCTGGCCATGTACCTCGTATCTCTGGGGTTCCTGGTTGAGATCTGCCACTTCGTGAGGAGGAAAATGTTGAAGAAATTCCCTTCCTGGACAAGCCTGAGGAGTGTGAATGCACCTGTGAAAACGAACGGGCACCTGACAGCTCATTAA